One Owenweeksia hongkongensis DSM 17368 genomic region harbors:
- a CDS encoding SDR family oxidoreductase: MDLKNKVAIITGANGGIGSAIAKKLDENGCRLILTARDTADLKHLQKQLNNTVQIIEMDVSSNTSVENAFKQILEKNPTVDILINVAGVMPLTYLKNLHLEEWLNTIEVNVKGILRTLHGALPSMKSQKSGHIVNIASVDGKELYEGGAIYGASKAAIIALSKAMRMELSPEFNIKVTSIEPGTVNTDLREDITDKELLDDKDYGGDEPMLNPEDIARAVIFALSEPDHVNINEILIKPTGKS, encoded by the coding sequence ATGGACTTAAAAAACAAGGTTGCAATAATAACAGGGGCTAATGGGGGCATTGGTAGCGCTATTGCTAAGAAACTAGATGAGAATGGCTGTAGATTAATTCTTACGGCACGTGATACTGCCGATCTAAAACATCTTCAAAAACAACTGAATAATACTGTCCAAATAATAGAAATGGACGTATCAAGCAATACGAGTGTAGAGAATGCATTTAAGCAAATACTTGAGAAAAATCCGACCGTAGATATATTGATAAACGTGGCGGGAGTTATGCCTCTTACTTACCTAAAAAACCTGCATCTTGAGGAATGGCTCAATACCATAGAAGTGAATGTAAAAGGTATACTGCGAACACTTCATGGTGCATTACCGTCTATGAAATCTCAAAAATCCGGGCATATTGTAAATATTGCATCGGTAGATGGAAAGGAGCTATATGAAGGTGGAGCTATATATGGTGCTTCAAAAGCTGCAATTATTGCTCTTTCTAAAGCCATGCGTATGGAACTCTCTCCTGAGTTTAATATAAAAGTTACATCCATTGAGCCTGGCACAGTTAATACCGACTTGCGAGAAGATATTACAGATAAAGAGTTACTGGATGATAAAGATTATGGCGGTGATGAACCTATGCTTAACCCAGAAGATATTGCACGCGCAGTAATATTTGCTCTCTCTGAACCCGATCACGTTAACATTAATGAAATTCTGATTAAACCAACTGGAAAGTCTTAG
- a CDS encoding DUF5723 family protein yields the protein MLRLRIYILIQSFLVAAYAQNQQGLQVSNYSGTTGLGYNPSSFQASPLKWDFTILSGGVFVETDYIFIKNTSINELFNTDKAFVNFNEEGTNRSSDFIYYQFRDAKVWMNNSISAFAGTPAFATRINKHFSIGFYAKMRQAFSANHLDHQLSEPSIAAWMVNETRDIKPTRLTAMLWSEYALNLAYGYVKGDKVFSYGINAKFLIGNQALFVNSPNTLDLTKLSDDMEVPSAELQYGFTYFDEDFNLNNNGQGLGIDFGFTIQDKKYFEETGTWKVAAAIADLGFVSFKNNSEQHRVSTNQVSTIPNATFEQANSLREFSRELSNALTGDPNTTFQGSRFTIFTPAALNVSVDYHLSKFLFTNLNISRRFVLHPQQLQKENIAVSSIRYETRFFEVGLPITLYNDRDLRAGAWIRLGPLVVGSDNLAPWFIKQDQLSGADVYFALRINNWNSSLKNMFKNDQVENCYW from the coding sequence TTGCTCAGGCTAAGAATCTATATTCTAATTCAATCCTTTCTTGTAGCTGCTTACGCTCAAAATCAACAAGGGCTTCAAGTAAGTAACTATAGCGGAACAACAGGCCTGGGCTACAACCCTTCCTCTTTTCAAGCCAGTCCATTAAAATGGGATTTCACCATCCTCTCAGGTGGTGTATTTGTTGAAACCGATTACATCTTTATTAAGAATACGAGTATTAATGAGTTATTCAATACAGATAAAGCTTTTGTAAACTTCAATGAAGAAGGAACTAACCGCTCTTCGGATTTTATTTACTATCAATTTAGAGACGCTAAAGTGTGGATGAATAATTCTATCAGTGCCTTTGCTGGAACTCCGGCTTTTGCAACACGTATCAACAAACACTTTTCCATTGGCTTTTACGCTAAAATGAGACAAGCTTTTAGCGCCAATCATTTAGATCATCAATTAAGCGAACCCAGTATAGCGGCTTGGATGGTAAACGAGACCCGAGACATAAAGCCTACCCGCCTGACGGCAATGCTTTGGAGTGAATATGCTTTAAATCTCGCCTATGGATATGTTAAAGGTGATAAAGTGTTCAGCTATGGCATCAACGCCAAATTCCTGATTGGCAATCAAGCCCTATTTGTAAATTCGCCAAATACTCTAGACTTAACCAAGCTGAGTGATGATATGGAAGTACCTTCTGCCGAATTGCAATATGGCTTTACCTACTTTGACGAAGATTTTAATCTAAACAACAACGGCCAAGGGCTTGGAATAGATTTCGGTTTTACAATTCAGGACAAAAAATATTTTGAAGAAACCGGCACCTGGAAAGTAGCTGCTGCTATAGCCGACCTGGGTTTTGTAAGCTTTAAAAACAACAGTGAGCAACATAGAGTTAGCACGAATCAGGTATCTACCATCCCCAATGCCACATTTGAACAAGCCAATAGCCTGAGGGAGTTTTCTCGTGAACTGAGCAATGCCTTAACCGGAGATCCAAACACTACTTTTCAAGGTTCAAGGTTTACCATATTCACACCGGCAGCGCTCAATGTTTCTGTGGATTACCACTTGTCAAAGTTTCTATTTACCAACCTAAATATATCGCGCAGATTTGTCCTCCATCCTCAGCAACTCCAAAAGGAAAACATAGCCGTAAGCTCTATTCGCTATGAAACCCGCTTTTTCGAAGTTGGCCTACCAATAACACTTTACAACGACAGAGACTTACGAGCAGGAGCCTGGATAAGATTAGGCCCACTCGTGGTTGGATCAGACAATCTTGCTCCCTGGTTTATAAAGCAAGACCAACTCTCTGGAGCCGATGTTTACTTTGCTTTGAGAATAAACAACTGGAATAGCAGCCTGAAAAACATGTTTAAAAACGACCAGGTGGAGAACTGTTATTGGTAA
- a CDS encoding integrase core domain-containing protein — MAKAKITCSMTESYDPYANAIAERINGILKQEFIEVVKADKLDIMKPLVEDSVSIYNKQRPHLSCQMNTPEQMHKQDQVKIKSYKKQNLGEASFTKV; from the coding sequence CTGGCTAAAGCCAAAATAACCTGTAGCATGACAGAGTCTTATGACCCATATGCCAACGCCATAGCGGAACGTATAAACGGTATTTTAAAGCAAGAATTTATTGAAGTAGTAAAGGCCGATAAACTAGACATCATGAAGCCTTTGGTGGAAGACAGTGTAAGCATTTATAATAAACAAAGGCCACACCTCTCCTGCCAAATGAACACTCCAGAACAAATGCATAAACAAGATCAGGTCAAAATAAAATCCTATAAAAAACAAAACCTTGGTGAAGCTAGCTTCACCAAGGTTTAA
- a CDS encoding helix-turn-helix domain-containing protein: protein MKDNGYVKRTQKDYSLNFKLQVVQEIERGELSQHGAVRKYGIQARSTVLSWLRKYGNFDWENQTPIQMPKTPEQKLMELEQKVRLLEKQKKQLEHQIERADKKAIIFDMMIDIAEKEYNIPIRKNSLPEQSTNTKNTTKKA from the coding sequence ATGAAAGACAATGGCTACGTAAAGCGTACACAAAAAGATTACAGCTTAAACTTCAAGCTGCAAGTTGTCCAAGAAATAGAACGGGGCGAGTTAAGTCAGCATGGAGCAGTCCGAAAATATGGCATTCAGGCTCGCAGTACTGTGCTGAGTTGGTTAAGAAAGTATGGTAACTTTGATTGGGAAAATCAAACTCCAATACAAATGCCCAAAACTCCAGAACAAAAACTGATGGAACTAGAGCAAAAAGTTCGGCTATTAGAAAAGCAGAAAAAGCAGCTGGAACATCAAATAGAACGAGCCGACAAAAAGGCGATCATCTTTGATATGATGATAGATATAGCCGAGAAAGAGTACAATATTCCAATCAGAAAAAACTCCTTACCCGAACAGTCAACCAATACAAAGAACACTACCAAGAAAGCCTAA
- a CDS encoding GNAT family N-acetyltransferase, with translation METEFVRNNNHLIKQVVNLGTKNSKTLGHFPEGAYFEHAHKEYLICSHVEGNLLGYLLFSVTKSKRSIRIIQLCISEEARGQGVSKKLLDFLKSKFRGSLKGIALSCRTDYKQASALWESYGFKAMDKVRSRSKKEYWLYKWWYDFGNHDLFSFTQISSSKHKVILDANIIIKLRSNSVNQVSGALFLLEDWLVDVVDYYYSPEIYNEIKRDKGDERAKKTRSFLTNFNEAKFNPDYRDEVFDQINNILFGTSPNDISDKKQLSECIASGIQYFITEDKGILNASDRILELFGTHILRPIDIILLVDESSNKADYVATRIAGVNYDYSSLKSGEVDELLEKILAKDQCERKHELREIFTRSASNVKNCSARVIRDKNKAIHGVLICESKPQEVTVPLIRTTKSKLAKTLFSQLVFETIDFAVSNQKDLVTICDKYIDSVDQETLESMGFTLKDDLWMKVTARGIINSSELLKISGVKNVFDEETLKIKLQEPQFNEFRISLERKLWPLKFNNVDLPTYIIPIKPHWASQLFDHYAANELMFGADAFLAWSRENVYYRSVNPVSEKVPARLLWYASSTRDRGATRVNSVVACSYLDEVYVGKAKELFHKLKHFGIYEWKNIFHLAQGNDDGLVKALRFRDTEVFKTAVSFENVNHVLKANNRKRNTFASPLEVSNDVFLEIYKLGGIL, from the coding sequence ATGGAAACAGAGTTTGTGAGAAACAATAATCACCTAATAAAACAGGTGGTAAATCTGGGAACAAAAAACAGTAAAACCCTTGGTCATTTTCCAGAGGGAGCATATTTTGAACATGCTCATAAAGAGTATCTTATATGTTCTCATGTGGAAGGCAACTTGTTAGGTTACCTTCTATTCTCTGTTACAAAAAGTAAAAGGTCGATAAGGATAATTCAATTATGTATATCAGAGGAAGCACGAGGGCAAGGTGTTTCAAAAAAACTGTTGGATTTTTTGAAATCTAAATTTAGAGGGTCTTTAAAGGGTATTGCTCTTAGTTGTCGTACAGATTACAAACAGGCTTCTGCACTTTGGGAAAGCTATGGTTTTAAGGCTATGGATAAAGTCAGAAGCAGAAGTAAAAAGGAGTATTGGTTGTATAAGTGGTGGTATGACTTTGGTAACCATGATTTGTTTTCTTTTACCCAAATTAGTTCCTCAAAGCATAAAGTTATCTTGGATGCAAATATTATAATTAAGCTTAGAAGTAATTCTGTAAACCAAGTTTCAGGGGCTCTATTTTTGTTGGAGGATTGGTTGGTGGACGTAGTTGACTATTATTATTCTCCTGAAATCTATAATGAAATAAAAAGGGATAAGGGCGATGAAAGGGCTAAGAAAACGAGGTCTTTTCTTACCAATTTCAATGAGGCAAAATTTAATCCAGATTATCGTGATGAAGTTTTTGATCAGATTAATAATATTTTGTTTGGAACTTCACCAAACGATATTTCAGATAAGAAGCAGCTTTCTGAATGCATAGCAAGTGGAATACAGTATTTTATTACGGAGGACAAGGGAATCCTCAATGCAAGTGACAGAATTTTGGAATTATTTGGCACTCATATTTTAAGACCAATTGATATAATTCTGCTGGTAGATGAAAGTAGTAATAAGGCTGATTATGTAGCGACCAGAATCGCAGGTGTTAATTATGATTATAGCAGCCTCAAATCTGGAGAGGTCGATGAATTACTGGAAAAAATACTAGCAAAAGACCAGTGTGAAAGAAAACATGAGCTTCGAGAAATTTTTACAAGATCCGCTTCTAATGTTAAAAACTGTTCTGCGAGAGTCATAAGGGATAAAAATAAGGCGATTCATGGAGTTTTGATATGTGAATCAAAACCTCAAGAAGTGACTGTTCCTTTAATTCGAACTACAAAAAGTAAATTGGCTAAAACTCTTTTTTCTCAATTGGTTTTTGAAACTATTGATTTTGCAGTTTCTAACCAGAAGGATCTTGTTACTATTTGTGATAAGTATATTGACTCTGTGGATCAAGAAACGCTGGAGTCTATGGGATTCACGCTTAAAGACGATTTATGGATGAAAGTAACAGCTCGAGGTATTATTAATAGTTCTGAATTATTAAAAATTTCTGGAGTTAAGAATGTTTTTGATGAAGAAACTCTTAAAATCAAGTTACAGGAACCTCAGTTTAATGAATTCAGAATCAGCCTTGAGAGAAAATTGTGGCCGCTAAAATTTAATAACGTTGACTTACCAACCTATATCATTCCAATTAAGCCACATTGGGCTAGTCAACTATTTGATCATTACGCTGCTAACGAGTTAATGTTTGGAGCTGATGCCTTTTTGGCTTGGAGCCGAGAAAATGTATATTATAGAAGTGTTAATCCAGTTTCCGAAAAAGTTCCGGCACGTTTGCTGTGGTATGCAAGTAGTACAAGAGATAGAGGGGCCACAAGGGTTAATTCAGTGGTTGCATGTTCCTATCTGGATGAAGTTTATGTGGGTAAAGCAAAGGAGTTATTCCACAAATTGAAACATTTTGGAATTTACGAATGGAAAAATATTTTTCACCTAGCTCAGGGTAATGATGATGGTTTGGTGAAAGCTTTAAGGTTTAGGGATACTGAAGTGTTTAAAACAGCAGTGTCATTTGAAAATGTAAATCACGTACTTAAAGCAAACAACAGAAAAAGAAATACTTTCGCAAGTCCCTTGGAAGTATCTAACGATGTTTTTTTGGAAATCTATAAATTAGGAGGAATTCTATAA
- a CDS encoding ASCH domain-containing protein, whose product MNKVIVVSIKPEFANKIFDGSKRIELRKASPTVNPGDLMIVYSTSPVMAIIGVCKIQEVIKSSPKEIWEKHSDVLGIDEVRFNDYYSRSNFAVGIVIENSRRLRSNIPLGKIREQFPKFTPPQTFKYFSREWVSNSLTQA is encoded by the coding sequence ATGAACAAGGTTATTGTTGTTTCAATAAAACCAGAATTTGCAAATAAAATCTTTGACGGTTCTAAAAGAATAGAACTTAGAAAGGCATCTCCAACCGTTAATCCTGGGGATTTGATGATTGTGTACAGTACTTCTCCAGTAATGGCTATCATTGGTGTTTGTAAAATTCAAGAGGTTATTAAGTCCTCTCCAAAGGAAATTTGGGAAAAGCATTCTGACGTTCTTGGAATTGATGAGGTTAGGTTTAATGATTATTATTCTAGGTCAAATTTTGCGGTTGGCATTGTTATTGAAAATTCAAGAAGACTTAGATCTAATATTCCCTTAGGAAAAATTAGAGAACAGTTTCCAAAGTTCACTCCCCCACAAACATTTAAATATTTTAGTAGAGAATGGGTTTCAAATTCTTTAACTCAAGCGTAA
- a CDS encoding type III pantothenate kinase yields the protein MNIIFDEGNTRTKVAWFDSGKLVESRVLNAEYNELEKLLSKFPVQRAIVSSVVGDDLYKALKAMASFPVFQLSHNLRLPYKIGYTTPDTLGLDRIALAAAAASLHSGKNCLVIDAGTCITYDLITENSVYLGGAISPGLQMRFKAVNHFTAKLPLVSEEDYEDLIGASTSSSIASGVVTGIKEEVRGTIQRYEERFPQLITIITGGDAGLFDALLKNSIFAAPEFLLRGLNNILDYHAEML from the coding sequence GTGAATATAATTTTTGATGAAGGCAACACACGCACCAAAGTGGCGTGGTTTGACTCTGGTAAGCTAGTAGAAAGTCGAGTTTTAAATGCAGAGTATAATGAGCTGGAAAAGCTGCTCAGTAAATTTCCCGTTCAGCGAGCTATTGTTTCCTCGGTGGTCGGTGACGACTTATATAAAGCATTAAAAGCGATGGCTTCATTTCCTGTATTTCAGCTTAGCCATAATTTACGGCTACCGTATAAGATAGGTTACACAACTCCAGACACTTTAGGCTTGGACAGGATTGCTCTTGCCGCTGCAGCCGCTTCTTTGCATTCAGGTAAAAATTGCTTGGTGATAGATGCGGGCACTTGTATTACTTATGATTTAATCACCGAAAATTCAGTTTATCTGGGAGGTGCTATTTCTCCAGGTTTGCAAATGCGCTTTAAAGCAGTGAATCACTTTACTGCAAAATTACCTTTGGTAAGTGAAGAAGATTACGAAGATCTTATTGGGGCCAGTACATCAAGCTCCATTGCATCTGGTGTGGTAACGGGAATAAAAGAAGAGGTGCGGGGCACAATACAACGTTATGAAGAGCGTTTTCCACAGTTGATAACCATTATTACTGGTGGCGATGCAGGTTTATTTGATGCCTTGCTAAAAAATAGCATCTTTGCAGCGCCTGAATTTTTACTTCGAGGACTCAATAATATTCTGGATTACCATGCAGAAATGCTTTAA
- a CDS encoding PorV/PorQ family protein: protein MQKCFNGIFLIPFFIISLSTFAQQNSVSPYSRLGVGDLQRKNYTRGLGMGGATIGMKDAQSIDMSNPASYANLALTSFDIGVQFRIIEQQQENPDVSVKNSQAGIRYFSIGVPIKDWWGSAFGVQPYSYKGYNITNTRIAADGIEIVDNFVGSGSMSQVYWGNAFTLFKNFSVGVNTSFLFGKLVEENSTSFEGSIFNSWQSENLGARGFNFDFGAQYSLDLANNKELGFGATYTLKSKLNATMDQQWYVQSDGGTPIDSLNSDGVEGGNITLPTEFKFGLSYGKKTNKSLNHAWLVAADFELYQGSEFKNFSGSTGGLADGYRAEVGGFVVPSLMSESLSKKNNYLSRIEYRLGAFYGQTPYSVGGHQLEEYGISFGMGLPVRHKNLAPGEVKASTVNIGAILGRRGTVENGLIQENYLNIYLGINLNDKWFIKYKYR from the coding sequence ATGCAGAAATGCTTTAATGGGATTTTCTTAATCCCTTTTTTTATTATTTCCCTTTCCACATTTGCGCAGCAAAACTCTGTGTCACCATACAGTAGACTTGGGGTGGGAGATTTACAGCGAAAAAATTATACCCGAGGATTAGGCATGGGTGGGGCAACCATCGGAATGAAAGATGCTCAAAGTATTGATATGAGCAACCCCGCTAGTTATGCTAATTTGGCGCTTACCTCTTTTGATATTGGTGTTCAGTTTAGAATTATTGAACAGCAACAGGAAAACCCGGATGTATCAGTAAAAAATAGTCAAGCCGGAATTCGATATTTCTCAATTGGAGTGCCCATAAAAGATTGGTGGGGAAGTGCATTTGGTGTGCAGCCATATTCATACAAGGGATACAATATTACTAATACCAGAATTGCCGCTGATGGAATCGAAATTGTTGACAATTTTGTAGGTAGTGGTAGTATGAGCCAAGTATATTGGGGAAATGCTTTTACCCTTTTCAAAAACTTTTCTGTAGGAGTAAACACAAGTTTCCTTTTCGGGAAATTGGTAGAGGAAAACAGTACTAGTTTTGAAGGTTCAATTTTCAATTCATGGCAAAGTGAAAACTTAGGAGCAAGAGGATTTAATTTTGATTTTGGGGCTCAGTATAGTTTGGATTTAGCCAATAATAAAGAACTTGGGTTTGGAGCAACTTACACTCTAAAAAGTAAGCTCAACGCTACTATGGACCAGCAATGGTACGTACAAAGTGATGGCGGTACTCCTATTGATAGTCTCAACTCTGACGGTGTAGAAGGTGGGAATATTACTTTGCCAACTGAGTTTAAGTTTGGGCTTTCCTACGGTAAAAAAACAAATAAGAGCTTAAATCACGCATGGTTGGTAGCTGCTGACTTTGAACTTTATCAAGGTTCAGAGTTCAAGAATTTTTCAGGAAGCACTGGAGGCTTGGCAGATGGCTATCGTGCTGAGGTAGGAGGTTTTGTAGTTCCTTCACTTATGTCAGAATCTTTGAGTAAGAAAAATAACTACCTAAGCCGTATAGAATATAGGCTTGGAGCGTTTTACGGACAGACACCTTATTCCGTGGGTGGGCACCAGCTAGAGGAGTATGGCATATCATTTGGTATGGGATTGCCGGTGCGTCATAAAAACTTGGCACCTGGAGAAGTAAAGGCCAGTACCGTTAATATCGGAGCTATTTTAGGAAGAAGAGGAACAGTTGAAAACGGCCTGATCCAAGAAAATTATCTGAACATTTATCTGGGAATCAACCTTAATGATAAATGGTTTATCAAGTACAAGTATCGTTAA
- the lptC gene encoding LPS export ABC transporter periplasmic protein LptC translates to MIKKHILTKGIAASVAMLFLFSCSNDIKQVQEITKEDNLPMDVQENLVLQYSDSSFVRLQLEAPLAESYTQLEDPQRKFPKGIEVFFFDSQGVQETRLKANQATNFINRRLWHATGDVVVVNKKGEQLNTEELYWDEKREKIYSEVFVKITTGKEIIMGEGFEADQSFDNYTISKVTGQIAIEDE, encoded by the coding sequence ATGATAAAGAAGCACATTTTAACAAAAGGCATTGCAGCTTCGGTTGCAATGCTTTTTTTGTTTTCATGTAGTAATGATATCAAGCAGGTGCAAGAGATTACCAAGGAGGACAACCTACCCATGGATGTTCAGGAGAATCTTGTGCTTCAGTATTCGGACAGTAGCTTTGTAAGATTGCAACTAGAGGCACCTTTAGCGGAAAGCTATACGCAGCTGGAGGATCCACAGCGTAAGTTTCCAAAAGGTATTGAGGTTTTCTTTTTTGATAGTCAAGGGGTGCAGGAAACGCGTCTTAAGGCGAATCAGGCTACAAACTTTATAAATAGACGCCTTTGGCATGCTACAGGCGATGTAGTTGTGGTAAACAAGAAAGGAGAGCAGCTAAATACTGAAGAGCTGTACTGGGACGAGAAAAGAGAGAAAATTTACTCCGAGGTATTTGTAAAAATTACCACGGGTAAAGAAATAATTATGGGAGAAGGCTTTGAAGCTGATCAAAGTTTTGATAATTATACAATCAGTAAAGTAACCGGACAAATAGCGATAGAAGATGAGTAA
- a CDS encoding hemolysin family protein, which translates to MSLLFSAFFSGVEIAFVSSNKFHIEIENKKGNFAYQLLSQLVKKPSRFIATMLVGNNIALVIYGMFMPELLNPYLEAINPYIGGFFSNEYALLLVQTLISTILILVIAEFLPKAIFNTFSTRLLEVFALPSYIFYWLFYLIVSLMIGVSNFVMKYILRAGEEQGKQAFDKVDLDNYVRERTESSSQHEDEEDPEIQIFRNALGFSEQKAREFMIPRTEIIAMDVEADLASLTENFIESNLSKILIYKESVDNIIGYVHSFELFKKPKDIRSILRPVSFIPESMTANEILNSLIKDRRSIAVVLDEFGGTSGLITVEDVVEELFGEIDDEHDVEDLIDTKISDTEFRFSARQEIDYINEKYNLELPESDNYNTLGGLILNHLESIPEKGEVLYLEPFTMKMEDVSNSKIEIVHLKVTNE; encoded by the coding sequence ATGTCCCTTCTTTTTTCCGCCTTCTTTTCGGGGGTAGAAATTGCTTTTGTTTCGTCCAACAAGTTTCATATTGAGATTGAAAACAAAAAGGGAAACTTTGCTTATCAGCTACTGAGTCAGTTGGTTAAAAAACCTTCGCGATTTATTGCTACCATGCTGGTAGGTAATAATATTGCTTTGGTAATCTACGGTATGTTTATGCCGGAGTTGCTCAATCCCTATCTGGAAGCTATAAACCCATACATAGGCGGATTTTTTAGTAATGAGTATGCATTGCTTTTGGTTCAAACCTTAATTTCTACCATCCTTATTTTGGTGATAGCTGAGTTTTTACCGAAAGCAATTTTTAATACTTTTTCAACCCGATTGCTAGAGGTGTTTGCACTGCCGAGCTACATCTTTTATTGGCTGTTTTACCTTATAGTAAGCTTAATGATAGGTGTGAGTAACTTTGTGATGAAGTACATCTTACGCGCTGGTGAGGAGCAAGGAAAACAGGCTTTTGATAAAGTAGATTTGGACAACTATGTAAGGGAACGTACTGAATCTTCATCACAGCATGAAGATGAGGAGGATCCTGAAATTCAAATTTTTAGGAATGCCTTAGGCTTTAGCGAGCAAAAGGCACGGGAATTTATGATTCCCCGTACGGAGATTATTGCCATGGATGTGGAAGCAGATTTAGCTTCCCTTACCGAAAACTTCATCGAATCTAATCTTTCTAAAATCCTTATTTATAAAGAAAGTGTGGACAATATTATTGGCTACGTTCACAGTTTTGAGCTTTTCAAAAAGCCAAAAGATATTCGCTCCATTCTTCGTCCTGTGAGTTTTATTCCGGAAAGTATGACGGCCAACGAGATTTTAAATTCATTGATAAAAGATAGAAGGAGCATTGCTGTGGTACTTGACGAATTTGGAGGAACTTCTGGACTAATTACCGTGGAAGATGTGGTAGAAGAACTATTTGGTGAGATAGATGATGAGCATGATGTGGAAGATTTAATTGATACCAAAATAAGTGATACAGAATTTCGCTTTTCTGCTAGACAGGAAATTGACTATATTAATGAGAAGTACAATTTGGAGCTTCCTGAATCAGACAATTACAACACACTGGGAGGTTTGATTTTGAACCATTTGGAGAGCATTCCCGAAAAGGGAGAGGTGCTTTATCTGGAACCATTTACCATGAAAATGGAAGATGTTTCCAACAGCAAAATTGAAATAGTTCATCTAAAAGTGACCAACGAGTAG